A segment of the Aromatoleum aromaticum EbN1 genome:
TCACTGCGGACATTCCGCTGGCGGCCGAAGTCATCGCGTGCGGCGGCCATGCGCTGAACCCGCGGGGCGAGTTCTATTCGACGGAGAACATCCGCGAGCTGCTGAACCTGCGCGATTTCATGGATACCTTGCGTTCGTCGGGCGTACAGACCGGCGGCCCGGCAGCGCTGACGCAGGCTGACCGGCAGGTGTTCGCGAACCGTCTCGACCAGTTTCTCGCCCGGATCGTGTCGGACTGAGCGAGGGGGCTGCGGGCCGCTTTCCCGGCCGTCCCTTATCCCCATGCGCCGTGGGCAGGTATGTGGACAACTTGTGGGGATGCCGGGCAGGCCGTTGAACACAAAGGAAATGTTGCGTCTGCACAAAAATGAGGCATTCGCGCCACAATTCACTCGGGAGAGCGAGGCAGGCGGTCCGGGCGCATTCCCGCGCTAGAATCCCGGGCCACCTTTTTCGCGGAATTGCACATGACCGGTCTGCCGCCCATCCGTTACACCATCGCGCCGATCCGGCCTGCCTCGCATCTGTTCGAAGTCACGTGCACGGTCAGCGATCCGGCCCCCGGCGGGCAGGTGTTCCGCCTGCCGGCGTGGATTCCGGGCAGCTACATGATCCGGGAATTTGCCCGCAACATTGTCACGTTGCGGGCCGAATGCGAGGGCAGGGCGGTTGCGGTCGACAAGCTCGACAAACACACCTGGCGCGCAGCGCACGTTGCGCCCGGTCGTGCGCTGACGCTGGTGTACGACGTCTATGCGTGGGATCTGTCGGTGCGGGCCGCGCACCTCGACCCGACCCACGGATTCTTCAATGGCACGAGCGTGTTCCTCGCCGTCGAAGGGCATGCTGACCGGCGCTGCCTCGTCGAGATCCTTCCGCCGCCCGCCACAACTTTCCGAGGCTGGAAAGTGGCGACGACGCTGCCGCGGGCGGTCGGCGAGATCGGTGTCGCGATGCCGATGGGGTTCGGATGCTACCGTGCCGACAGCTACGACGAACTCGTCGATCATCCGGTCGAGATGGGAACCTTCACCCACGAGGTGTTCGAGGCGGCAGGGGTGCCGCACGAGATCGCGCTCACCGGCCGCCACGACTGCGACACCCGACGTCTGTGCGCGGACCTCGCGCGCATCTGCGCCTGGCAGATCGAGCTCTTCGGCCTGCCGGCGCCGGTCGATCGCTACCTGTTCCTGACGATGCTCGTCGGCGACGGCTACGGCGGTCTCGAACACCGCGCCTCGACCGCGTTGCTGGCGAGCCGCAACGACCTGCCATACGTCGGCATGAGCGGTCTGCCCGACGGCTACAAGGCTTTTCTCGGGCTATGCAGCCACGAGTATTTCCACACCTGGAACGTGAAGCGGATCAGGCCTGCCGCCTTCACGCCGTATGACCTGCAGAGCGAGAACTACACGCGCCTGCTGTGGGCTTTCGAAGGCTTCACGTCGTATTACGACGACCTCGCGCTCGTCCGTTCGGGCGTGATCCCGATCGAGGACTATCTCGGCCTGCTGGGCAAGACAGTCTCGAACGTGCTGCGCGGCAGTGGCCGGCTCAAGCAGAGCGTCGCCGAGTCGTCGTTCGATGCGTGGATCAAGTACTACCGGCAGGACGAGAACGCCCCGAACGCGATCGTCAGCTATTACGCCAAAGGCGCTTTGATCGCGCTGGCGCTGGACCTGCAGCTGCGAGCCGCGAGCGCCGGCAGCGCGAGCCTCGACGACGTGATGCGCCTGCTGTGGCAGCGACACGGACGGACAGGCGTCGGGGTCGAGGAGGACGGGCTGTTCGCGCTCGTCGAGGAAGTCGGCGAACGCGGCGGGAAAGGTGCAGGGCGGCGACTCGCACGCTGGCTCGCGAAAGTCGTCCACGGCACTGACGACCTGCCGCTCGCCCGCCTGCTGAAGCCTTTCGGTGTCGCGTGCCAGGTCGAAGCGGCATCGAAAGGCCCGACGCTTGGCGCGAAGCTCGCCCCGAATTCGGGCGAGGCGAAGCTCGCCAGCGTCTACGACGACGGGCCGGCGCAGGCGGCAGGACTGTCGGCCGGCGACGTGCTCGTCGCGATGGATGGTTTGAAAGTGACGGGAAGCTCACTCGAAGCGCAGCTGGCGCGACGCAAGGCGGGCGACCGTGTCGAGATCCACGC
Coding sequences within it:
- a CDS encoding YaiI/YqxD family protein, whose product is MQIWVDADACPKVIKEILYRAAERTGVLLTLVANQPLFPPRSLWIKTLQVPPGFDVADNEIVRRLATGDLVVTADIPLAAEVIACGGHALNPRGEFYSTENIRELLNLRDFMDTLRSSGVQTGGPAALTQADRQVFANRLDQFLARIVSD
- a CDS encoding M61 family metallopeptidase, with the protein product MTGLPPIRYTIAPIRPASHLFEVTCTVSDPAPGGQVFRLPAWIPGSYMIREFARNIVTLRAECEGRAVAVDKLDKHTWRAAHVAPGRALTLVYDVYAWDLSVRAAHLDPTHGFFNGTSVFLAVEGHADRRCLVEILPPPATTFRGWKVATTLPRAVGEIGVAMPMGFGCYRADSYDELVDHPVEMGTFTHEVFEAAGVPHEIALTGRHDCDTRRLCADLARICAWQIELFGLPAPVDRYLFLTMLVGDGYGGLEHRASTALLASRNDLPYVGMSGLPDGYKAFLGLCSHEYFHTWNVKRIRPAAFTPYDLQSENYTRLLWAFEGFTSYYDDLALVRSGVIPIEDYLGLLGKTVSNVLRGSGRLKQSVAESSFDAWIKYYRQDENAPNAIVSYYAKGALIALALDLQLRAASAGSASLDDVMRLLWQRHGRTGVGVEEDGLFALVEEVGERGGKGAGRRLARWLAKVVHGTDDLPLARLLKPFGVACQVEAASKGPTLGAKLAPNSGEAKLASVYDDGPAQAAGLSAGDVLVAMDGLKVTGSSLEAQLARRKAGDRVEIHAFRRDELMSFDVELTAPPADTIKLTLAARPVAVVLALRKGWLGG